The candidate division WOR-3 bacterium genome has a segment encoding these proteins:
- the secY gene encoding preprotein translocase subunit SecY has product MVRNVPNIFKIPDLRKRILFTLAMVVVYRLGTHIPTPGLNPQALKLFLESVRGTFFGLYDIFVGGALSRASVFALGIMPYISASIIFQLLGAVFPKIEKLQRDEEGRKKINQWTRYLTVLLAIIQATSISIYLENQPITSAGPIIILPGLLFRFITVLTLTAGTIFVMWISELITDRGLGNGASFIIFVGCLDETPRAIAQTYQLVRVGELSLFSLILLGAVIFFVYAGVVLITQAARKIPVQYPKRIIGRRMYGGQSTYIPLRINTAGVIPIIFAQSVVVFPSTLTTFFNVPALNVVKEIFSPGGWLYNLAYAALIIFFTYFYTSVVFNPRDLAENMQRYGGFIPGIRPGEKTAEYLDRSLTLITFPGALFLVFMALLPVYLMHTFKIPFYFGGTTLLIIVGVALDTIQQIESHLLMRHYEGLIKGIRIKGRRF; this is encoded by the coding sequence ATGGTTAGAAATGTCCCTAATATTTTTAAAATTCCTGATTTAAGAAAAAGGATTTTATTTACTTTGGCAATGGTCGTTGTTTATAGATTAGGAACCCATATTCCAACACCTGGTTTAAATCCCCAGGCATTAAAACTATTTTTAGAAAGTGTTCGTGGAACCTTTTTTGGTTTGTATGATATTTTTGTTGGTGGTGCTTTATCAAGAGCATCGGTATTTGCTTTGGGAATTATGCCTTACATTTCTGCCTCAATTATCTTCCAATTACTTGGTGCGGTATTTCCCAAAATTGAAAAATTACAAAGAGATGAAGAAGGAAGAAAAAAGATAAATCAATGGACAAGATATCTAACGGTTTTATTGGCAATCATTCAGGCAACAAGTATTTCTATTTATTTAGAAAACCAGCCAATAACTTCGGCTGGTCCAATTATTATCTTGCCTGGCTTACTTTTTAGATTCATTACTGTTTTGACTTTAACTGCTGGAACAATCTTTGTGATGTGGATTAGTGAATTAATTACCGACCGCGGACTTGGTAATGGTGCCTCTTTTATAATCTTTGTTGGTTGTTTAGATGAAACACCAAGGGCAATTGCCCAGACTTATCAATTGGTTAGAGTTGGTGAATTATCGCTCTTCTCTTTAATTTTATTAGGTGCTGTTATCTTCTTTGTCTATGCTGGTGTGGTATTAATAACCCAGGCAGCAAGAAAAATCCCTGTTCAATATCCAAAGAGAATTATTGGTAGAAGAATGTATGGTGGACAGTCTACTTATATCCCATTAAGAATTAATACCGCTGGTGTTATTCCAATAATCTTTGCCCAAAGTGTTGTTGTCTTTCCTTCAACATTAACAACCTTCTTTAATGTCCCGGCTTTAAATGTGGTAAAAGAAATCTTCTCACCTGGTGGTTGGCTTTATAATTTAGCCTATGCGGCTTTAATTATCTTTTTCACCTATTTCTATACCTCTGTTGTTTTTAATCCCAGAGATTTGGCAGAAAATATGCAAAGATATGGTGGTTTTATTCCCGGAATAAGACCTGGTGAGAAAACTGCTGAATATCTTGATAGAAGTTTAACATTAATAACTTTTCCTGGTGCCTTATTTTTAGTTTTTATGGCATTATTACCAGTATATTTAATGCATACTTTTAAAATACCTTTCTATTTTGGTGGCACTACTCTATTAATTATTGTTGGTGTTGCCTTAGATACTATCCAACAAATAGAATCCCACCTTTTAATGCGTCACTACGAAGGCTTAATCAAAGGTATAAGAATTAAAGGAAGAAGATTTTAA
- the rplO gene encoding 50S ribosomal protein L15, producing MKITDLKPPKGAKKKRKRVGCGPGSGHGKTACRGTKGAKQRSGKEYGPGFEGGQMPLIRRIPKRGFRNPFKKEYAVVNLKRLEKIIDKYDEITPEVLKKEGFVKKDLPIKILGDGELKKPIKIVAHAFSKKAKEKISQAGGSFEIIQK from the coding sequence ATGAAGATTACTGATTTAAAACCACCAAAAGGTGCGAAAAAGAAAAGAAAAAGGGTTGGTTGCGGACCAGGTTCTGGACACGGAAAAACTGCCTGTCGTGGCACAAAAGGAGCAAAGCAAAGGTCAGGAAAAGAATATGGTCCAGGATTTGAAGGCGGTCAGATGCCGCTTATCAGAAGAATCCCTAAAAGAGGATTTCGTAATCCCTTCAAAAAGGAATACGCAGTTGTTAATCTCAAAAGATTAGAAAAAATTATTGATAAATATGATGAAATAACTCCGGAAGTTTTAAAGAAAGAGGGATTTGTGAAAAAAGACTTACCAATAAAAATCTTAGGTGATGGTGAATTAAAGAAACCAATAAAAATTGTTGCCCATGCCTTTTCGAAGAAAGCAAAGGAGAAAATTAGCCAGGCAGGCGGAAGTTTTGAAATTATCCAGAAATAA